A single Ignavibacteriales bacterium DNA region contains:
- a CDS encoding bifunctional UDP-3-O-[3-hydroxymyristoyl] N-acetylglucosamine deacetylase/3-hydroxyacyl-ACP dehydratase: MLELQRTIKHPVSMAGVGLHTGTNCHMTFKPAPINYGIRFVRTDLGGNPEIPALADHVVDISRGTTLAVGEAKVFTVEHVLAAIVGLQIDNIIIELDGIEPPIGDGSALPYVNLLQKAEFVVQDAPKDYLIIDQTVVYKDENNQVDIVGLPLDGYRLTVMVDYQNPALGSQHTGLFDLEKEFVNEFAPARTFCFLSEVESLSKVGLIKGGDIDNAVVIVDKQLNNSELQDLGKKLGIEQEISLGDNGILNNKALRFRNEPARHKLLDLMGDLALIGVPFKAQILAARPGHKSNVEFAKQVRKLYQQKKLVKKYQHVRQEGVVFDINAIQRILPHRYPFLMVDKITSLDLDQKVTGVKSVTVNEPFFQGHFPGRPIMPGVMIIEAMAQVGGILLLNSFPNPEEKLVLFMQINNAKFRKPVVPGDQLVLEVEMVQKRTRYVVMAGKAIVDTNLVAEAEFVAAIVDRNQA; encoded by the coding sequence ATGCTGGAACTGCAGAGAACAATTAAACATCCTGTTTCGATGGCGGGTGTTGGGCTCCATACCGGAACCAACTGCCACATGACATTTAAACCCGCTCCAATTAATTACGGAATCCGGTTTGTCAGAACCGACCTGGGAGGTAATCCGGAAATTCCTGCTCTCGCGGATCATGTTGTTGATATTTCCCGGGGCACAACGCTTGCAGTCGGGGAGGCAAAAGTTTTTACTGTGGAGCATGTTTTAGCCGCAATCGTGGGTCTGCAGATTGACAATATTATCATTGAACTTGACGGCATTGAACCTCCCATAGGAGATGGCAGTGCTCTTCCTTATGTGAACCTCCTGCAGAAAGCTGAATTTGTTGTCCAGGATGCCCCCAAGGATTATCTCATCATTGATCAGACTGTTGTATATAAAGACGAAAACAACCAGGTTGATATTGTGGGACTTCCGTTGGATGGTTACCGGCTTACCGTAATGGTTGACTATCAGAACCCCGCGCTCGGAAGTCAGCACACCGGTCTTTTTGATCTTGAAAAGGAATTCGTCAATGAATTTGCACCGGCAAGAACTTTCTGCTTCCTCAGTGAAGTTGAGTCTCTCTCAAAAGTCGGCTTAATCAAAGGCGGAGATATTGATAATGCAGTAGTGATTGTTGATAAACAGCTTAATAACAGTGAGCTGCAGGATCTTGGCAAAAAACTTGGCATTGAGCAGGAAATCTCACTTGGTGATAATGGTATCCTTAATAATAAAGCGCTCAGATTCAGAAATGAACCCGCCCGTCATAAACTGCTTGATTTGATGGGTGATCTTGCACTGATAGGTGTTCCCTTTAAGGCACAGATACTTGCCGCGCGCCCGGGACACAAATCTAACGTTGAATTTGCAAAGCAGGTCAGAAAACTTTATCAGCAGAAAAAATTAGTAAAGAAATATCAGCATGTCCGTCAGGAGGGTGTTGTATTCGATATCAACGCGATTCAGAGAATACTTCCGCATCGTTATCCTTTTCTGATGGTTGATAAAATAACCTCACTTGATCTTGATCAGAAAGTTACCGGAGTAAAATCCGTCACCGTAAATGAGCCGTTCTTTCAGGGACACTTTCCTGGAAGACCGATCATGCCGGGAGTAATGATTATAGAAGCAATGGCTCAGGTTGGCGGTATTCTTCTGCTGAACTCATTCCCGAATCCTGAAGAAAAGCTGGTTCTTTTTATGCAGATTAATAATGCAAAGTTCAGAAAGCCGGTTGTGCCCGGTGATCAGCTTGTGCTTGAAGTTGAAATGGTTCAGAAGCGAACCCGTTATGTGGTAATGGCAGGCAAGGCGATAGTTGATACAAATCTTGTTGCAGAAGCGGAGTTTGTTGCTGCAATAGTTGACAGAAATCAGGCATAA
- the lpxA gene encoding acyl-ACP--UDP-N-acetylglucosamine O-acyltransferase has translation MAEIHPSAIVSSEAKLGEGVVVSPFAIIHGDVEIGDGTFIGPGVNIYDGARIGRNVKIYQNASIAHRPQDLKFANEETYLYIGDQTVIHEFVTLHRGTKETGKTVIGSNVLLMAYSHVAHDCHIGNRCILANGVQIAGHVHIDDWTIIGGLTPVHQFCKVGSHVMIGGGFRAVQDVPPFILAAEEPLRYEGINIVGLRRRGFTAKDIEDIKKMYAIIYDPHNNVTQAVDMIKEMFPGNQHAKLITDFIASSTRGLVGKKTGRERR, from the coding sequence ATGGCAGAGATTCATCCGTCTGCAATCGTCTCATCAGAGGCAAAACTTGGCGAAGGTGTGGTAGTTTCCCCGTTCGCTATTATTCACGGAGATGTTGAAATAGGAGACGGAACATTTATCGGTCCCGGAGTTAATATATATGACGGCGCAAGGATCGGCAGGAATGTAAAAATCTATCAGAATGCCTCCATTGCCCACAGGCCTCAGGATCTGAAGTTTGCCAATGAAGAAACGTATTTATATATAGGCGATCAAACCGTCATTCATGAATTCGTAACACTTCACCGGGGAACAAAAGAAACCGGCAAAACGGTCATAGGGAGCAATGTTCTGCTTATGGCCTACTCACATGTCGCGCATGACTGTCACATCGGCAACCGCTGCATTCTGGCAAACGGTGTGCAGATTGCCGGACATGTGCATATTGATGACTGGACGATTATCGGCGGTCTTACTCCGGTGCATCAGTTCTGCAAGGTGGGTTCACACGTAATGATCGGCGGAGGTTTCCGTGCAGTTCAGGATGTGCCGCCATTCATTCTTGCCGCAGAAGAACCGCTCAGATATGAAGGCATTAATATCGTTGGTTTAAGAAGAAGAGGATTTACCGCGAAAGATATTGAGGATATTAAAAAAATGTATGCTATTATCTATGATCCGCACAATAATGTTACTCAGGCTGTGGATATGATTAAAGAAATGTTCCCCGGCAATCAGCACGCAAAATTGATAACGGACTTTATCGCCTCAAGCACGCGCGGACTTGTCGGTAAAAAAACAGGCCGTGAAAGAAGATAA
- the panB gene encoding 3-methyl-2-oxobutanoate hydroxymethyltransferase, with product MSSTSGQFRKVTTKTFTLMKKKGIKISALTAYDFITAKLLDSAGIDLLLVGDSLGNVFQGNETTLPVTMDEMIYHTKAVAKGVQRAMVITDMPFMSYQLSVDEAFRNAGRIMKETPAGGVKIEGGERVAETVRKITEAGIPVMGHIGLTPQSIHQFGSYRERGTSQEEADEIISDAKILEQAGAFCIVIEKIPAMLAQKISESIQIPTIGIGAGPYCDGQILVTPDMLGLNKDFKPRFVRHYLHMADQIDEAIKQYITDVRAKEFPSESESY from the coding sequence ATGAGCAGCACCTCAGGACAGTTCAGAAAAGTCACAACAAAAACCTTTACCCTCATGAAAAAGAAGGGTATTAAGATTTCAGCTCTTACTGCTTATGATTTTATCACGGCAAAACTACTGGACAGTGCAGGCATTGATCTTTTGCTTGTTGGTGATTCCCTCGGAAACGTATTTCAGGGGAATGAAACCACACTCCCCGTAACCATGGATGAGATGATATATCATACCAAAGCAGTGGCAAAGGGAGTGCAGCGCGCAATGGTTATTACGGATATGCCTTTCATGTCGTATCAGCTCAGTGTGGATGAAGCATTCAGAAACGCAGGCCGCATCATGAAAGAAACTCCTGCCGGCGGTGTTAAAATTGAAGGGGGAGAGCGTGTTGCAGAAACGGTAAGAAAAATCACCGAAGCGGGAATCCCGGTCATGGGACATATTGGCCTCACTCCCCAGAGTATACATCAGTTCGGAAGTTACCGTGAGCGCGGTACTTCGCAGGAGGAAGCAGATGAGATTATCAGTGATGCAAAAATCCTGGAACAGGCAGGCGCTTTCTGCATCGTGATTGAAAAGATTCCCGCAATGCTTGCTCAGAAGATATCTGAATCCATACAGATTCCTACTATCGGAATCGGGGCAGGGCCTTATTGCGACGGACAGATACTTGTTACACCGGACATGCTGGGACTGAATAAGGACTTTAAGCCGCGTTTTGTCAGGCATTATCTGCATATGGCTGACCAGATTGACGAGGCAATAAAGCAGTATATCACTGACGTGCGCGCGAAAGAATTTCCTTCGGAGTCGGAAAGCTACTGA
- the rfaE1 gene encoding D-glycero-beta-D-manno-heptose-7-phosphate kinase, which translates to MIKKIETSRLEELRKAFDGKKIAVIGDMMLDCYITGTTKRISPEAPVPVVEIENEFSRFGGAANVALNIVKLGGIALPFGVIGEDTYADMFSDLLYASNISSDGLIRTKSRPTTAKTRIIAHHQHVVRIDKESTEPIDAETESRLLKAFEQIVADVDGVILQDYNKGVLNESFITNAISLARKHKKLITVDPKFNNFFAYKDVTVFKPNRKEASDVLKMKIKNPEDVEKACSLLMQKLNAEYILLTLGEEGVAVFNKEGVVKRMPTKARKVADVSGAGDTVISTLTMALSAGATIEEACYLANYAGGLVCEEVGIIPIEKDKLFTAVEED; encoded by the coding sequence ATGATAAAAAAAATAGAAACAAGCCGTCTGGAAGAATTACGCAAAGCATTTGACGGAAAAAAAATTGCAGTCATCGGGGATATGATGCTGGACTGTTATATAACAGGAACCACAAAAAGGATTTCTCCGGAAGCTCCCGTTCCTGTTGTTGAAATTGAAAATGAATTCAGCCGGTTCGGCGGTGCGGCAAACGTAGCGCTGAATATTGTTAAACTCGGCGGTATTGCGCTCCCGTTTGGCGTTATCGGTGAGGATACCTACGCTGATATGTTCTCGGATCTGCTTTATGCTTCAAATATCAGTTCAGACGGACTGATAAGAACCAAAAGCCGGCCGACTACTGCAAAGACCCGTATCATTGCGCATCATCAGCATGTTGTGCGCATTGATAAGGAAAGCACGGAGCCGATTGACGCGGAAACAGAAAGCCGTCTGCTTAAAGCATTTGAACAGATTGTGGCAGATGTTGACGGCGTGATTCTTCAGGATTACAACAAGGGAGTTCTTAATGAGTCGTTCATCACAAATGCAATATCGCTTGCCAGAAAACACAAAAAACTGATAACCGTTGACCCAAAGTTCAACAACTTTTTCGCTTATAAAGATGTGACCGTATTCAAGCCAAACAGAAAAGAAGCTTCGGACGTTCTTAAAATGAAAATAAAGAACCCGGAAGATGTGGAGAAAGCATGCTCGCTGCTTATGCAGAAGCTTAATGCTGAATATATACTCCTGACGCTTGGTGAAGAAGGTGTTGCAGTATTTAACAAGGAAGGTGTTGTGAAACGCATGCCGACCAAAGCAAGAAAAGTGGCAGATGTATCAGGCGCCGGTGACACGGTAATATCAACCCTTACCATGGCACTCAGTGCAGGAGCAACCATTGAAGAAGCCTGTTATCTTGCCAATTATGCCGGCGGACTGGTCTGCGAAGAGGTTGGTATCATCCCCATTGAAAAAGATAAACTATTTACCGCGGTGGAGGAAGACTGA
- the rfaE2 gene encoding D-glycero-beta-D-manno-heptose 1-phosphate adenylyltransferase — protein MSVLLSRDEIKKVREGLKEQNKKVVFTNGVFDILHAGHVDYLSKARKFGDALILGLNSDASVKRIKGEKRPIVTQEERAFILANLRAVDFVTLFEEDTPYELISEIVPDILVKGADWDISKIAGRDIVEANGGEVKTIPFINFTSTSNIIKTILDKYKS, from the coding sequence ATGTCAGTACTGCTCAGCCGTGATGAAATTAAAAAGGTGAGGGAGGGGCTTAAGGAACAAAATAAGAAAGTTGTGTTTACCAACGGTGTGTTTGATATCCTGCACGCCGGTCATGTGGACTACCTCTCCAAGGCCAGGAAGTTCGGAGATGCACTCATCCTGGGACTGAATTCAGATGCCTCAGTAAAACGGATTAAAGGTGAGAAGCGGCCAATTGTGACGCAGGAAGAAAGGGCATTTATTCTGGCTAATCTTCGTGCGGTAGATTTTGTAACTTTGTTTGAAGAAGATACGCCGTATGAACTCATCAGTGAAATTGTCCCCGATATTCTGGTGAAGGGTGCCGACTGGGACATCTCGAAAATTGCCGGCAGGGATATAGTTGAGGCCAACGGCGGTGAGGTTAAAACGATACCTTTTATCAATTTTACCTCCACTTCGAATATTATTAAGACGATACTGGATAAATACAAGAGTTGA
- the rnr gene encoding ribonuclease R, producing MKKRLIAFFNSNPGRSIKARQLADELHLHEEHEYQHLKEVLHTMTTEGYLLREGKRFRLNRGVITNRLTGTLEINRSGFGFVIPDDKNIKGDIFIAERNLHTAFFGDKVEVQILARQKGSRKNVEGEIIRVVKRKWQEIAGTLHAEGAYFYVVPEISQITRNIYVSPEHLNGAAPGSRVVLHEIVWENPKLNPHGKVRSVATGKEIFRRELEMVAEEFGIPHVFPKSVISEAEGYQPPITGDRYEGREDFRDHLVLTIDPDDAKDFDDALSVRLLENGNYEVGIHIADVSHYVNQGTELDKEAEKRGNSTYLASGVIPMLPENLSNSICSLVPDEDRLTFSVVVEMTASARLVNYFISKSVIRSKRRFAYEEVQQILEGAEGDCKEELLILHKLASQMRKKRMKNGSIDFSSTEVKFRLDDQGKPVEVLLKESKESHKLVEEFMLLANKLVAEYIKKKTGRGKKLPFIYRVHDKPNEEKLKDFVNLLKGLGFKVPPYSSVTPKLLNEMIASAKGKPEESLINEVGIRSMAKAEYSAQNIGHFGLGFQHYSHFTSPIRRYSDLVAHRMLFDYLHDQKPQIMEKRLESICEHISGTERTSAEAERHSVKIKQVEFMKEKVGMDFTGIISGVTNYGMFIKLEETFAEGLLRLRDLEDDRYFYDEKKFALIGRFSKRQYRLGDRVQVKLVRVDTERMEMDFLPVSKLQN from the coding sequence ATGAAAAAACGTCTGATCGCCTTTTTTAACAGTAATCCTGGCAGGTCAATTAAAGCCAGGCAGCTTGCTGATGAACTGCATCTGCATGAAGAGCATGAATACCAGCATCTGAAAGAAGTTTTACACACTATGACAACTGAAGGGTATCTGCTCAGGGAGGGGAAACGTTTCCGCCTGAACAGAGGGGTGATTACGAACCGGCTAACAGGAACCCTTGAAATAAACCGGAGCGGTTTTGGATTTGTCATACCGGATGATAAAAATATCAAAGGTGATATTTTTATAGCCGAAAGAAATCTCCATACCGCCTTTTTTGGTGATAAGGTTGAGGTTCAGATATTGGCCCGGCAGAAGGGGAGCAGAAAAAATGTAGAGGGGGAGATTATCCGGGTAGTTAAAAGAAAGTGGCAGGAGATTGCCGGAACGCTGCATGCCGAGGGAGCTTACTTTTATGTGGTTCCGGAAATATCGCAGATAACCAGGAATATATACGTCAGCCCGGAACATCTGAACGGAGCAGCACCGGGCAGCAGAGTGGTGCTGCATGAAATCGTATGGGAAAACCCGAAGCTTAATCCGCATGGCAAAGTCCGCAGTGTTGCCACAGGAAAAGAGATCTTTCGCAGAGAACTGGAGATGGTTGCCGAGGAGTTCGGAATCCCTCATGTGTTTCCGAAATCAGTGATCTCAGAGGCGGAAGGATATCAGCCGCCAATAACGGGAGACCGGTATGAAGGGAGAGAAGATTTCCGCGATCATCTGGTACTCACCATTGACCCGGATGACGCAAAGGACTTTGATGATGCACTATCAGTGCGGCTGCTTGAAAACGGCAACTATGAAGTCGGGATCCACATTGCGGATGTGTCGCACTATGTGAATCAGGGAACTGAACTTGATAAGGAAGCTGAAAAACGGGGCAACAGCACCTATCTGGCTTCAGGAGTGATCCCGATGCTGCCGGAAAACCTCTCCAACAGCATCTGCTCACTGGTTCCTGATGAAGACCGTCTGACATTTTCAGTTGTGGTGGAAATGACCGCCTCTGCACGTCTGGTGAACTACTTCATCTCTAAATCGGTTATCAGGAGCAAGCGCCGTTTTGCATACGAGGAGGTTCAGCAAATCCTTGAAGGTGCCGAAGGAGACTGCAAAGAGGAACTGCTCATCCTGCACAAACTCGCTTCACAGATGCGGAAAAAGAGGATGAAAAACGGCAGTATTGATTTTTCCAGTACCGAAGTGAAATTCCGGCTTGACGATCAGGGGAAACCGGTTGAGGTGCTGTTGAAGGAGAGCAAGGAAAGCCATAAACTTGTTGAGGAATTTATGCTCCTTGCCAATAAACTGGTGGCGGAGTATATAAAAAAGAAAACCGGCAGGGGCAAAAAACTCCCCTTTATATACCGGGTACACGATAAGCCGAATGAAGAAAAGCTGAAAGATTTCGTGAATCTGCTTAAGGGGCTGGGTTTTAAGGTGCCCCCGTATTCTTCAGTGACTCCGAAGCTGCTGAACGAAATGATTGCTTCAGCCAAAGGAAAGCCGGAGGAAAGTCTGATTAATGAGGTTGGTATCCGTTCCATGGCCAAGGCCGAATATTCCGCTCAGAATATCGGGCATTTTGGTCTTGGATTTCAGCACTATTCGCATTTTACCTCTCCGATCAGAAGGTACTCTGACCTTGTGGCGCACAGGATGCTTTTTGATTATCTTCATGATCAGAAACCGCAGATTATGGAAAAGCGGCTTGAATCAATTTGTGAGCATATTTCCGGTACCGAGAGAACTTCTGCCGAGGCCGAGCGTCATTCAGTGAAGATCAAGCAGGTGGAATTCATGAAGGAAAAAGTCGGAATGGATTTTACTGGAATAATTTCCGGTGTTACCAATTACGGTATGTTTATTAAATTGGAAGAAACCTTCGCTGAAGGACTGCTCCGGCTCCGGGATCTTGAGGATGACCGGTATTTTTATGACGAAAAGAAATTCGCCCTGATAGGCAGGTTTAGCAAGAGGCAGTACCGCCTTGGGGACAGGGTGCAGGTTAAACTGGTGCGTGTGGATACAGAACGGATGGAAATGGATTTCCTTCCGGTAAGCAAGTTGCAGAATTAA
- a CDS encoding PD40 domain-containing protein — MKILHIKQGLLLSILFHSLLFGQFGQNKVQYKEFEWIYIQSQHFDVYFSPEGAKIAEFAAKAAEDALAQIESKLNFKINNRITFILYNSQNDFQETNVTDEYLSEGIGGFTELFKNRVVVPFTGSYKQFRHVIHHELVHAVINDMFYGGSIQNIISNNISIRLPLWFNEGLAEYLSLGWDTDTDMFIRDAANSEYLPNIPQLDGYFAYRGGQSVFNYIARKYGEEKVGELVNRVKSKGSFEEGLQATLGLKFEEFNERWRKDVKREFWPDIAKYKDPDEFAKRLTDPRKDGGFYNTSPAISPDGRQIAFISNRDFFFDVYLMEVSDPKNVRRIVKGNRSADFEELNILTPGLTWSPDNKSIALGAKSSGYDVIYIIDAETGDTEVLPHKFAGVASIHWSPDSVHLAISAHSADQSDIYLYNLNTNQLTNLTSDIYTDNDPHWSSDGRYVFFVSDRGNDVSTGNGNSLKERTGFQNDVYAIEVSSKQIFRLTGYTLSDESSPVPSPDGTHLLYVSDKNGINNIYKKKVAFTNDSSYVSEEGSPLTNSMNGIYQLSLSADSKKLVFSSMYQASYNIFSMNNPFELQTDLTKLEPTNYMAELKGIRVRPAEKEKIEFEDSSEIKKDDVKIVTGQVVDSTTAGDSLRIDTSSIIFGENTYFKPDSVQKENKNFQLTDNLDADGNYRVNKYKITFSPDIVYANAGYSTFYGLLGTTVISFSDVLGNHRLIGQTSLQIDLKNSDYGLAYYYLPNRMDIGIEAFHTARFVYLERFGTALNLFRFRNYGMSTSFSYPLSRYYRFDGGLSLLNVTSENLDNLFEESQKRTFLIPSFSFVHDNTIFGYTAPIEGTRYRFETFGNALSLDKYSFFSVTADYRNYIRFWTDYSIALRFSGAYSDGKNPQRFFLGGLENWINRQFATGELPVESPSDFAFLTGALPLRGYNYAEKIGTRYTLFNFEYRFPLIRYLLTGALPILFRNVQGVAFFDAGTAWSKERNLQLFTKDAGGETITKDLLMGTGVGARMYFLYFLTRFDVAWAYDVKGFSEPKFYFSLGADF; from the coding sequence ATGAAGATACTCCATATTAAACAGGGACTGCTTTTAAGCATTCTCTTTCATTCTCTGCTTTTCGGGCAGTTCGGCCAGAACAAAGTCCAGTATAAGGAATTTGAGTGGATATATATCCAGTCTCAGCATTTTGACGTCTATTTTTCCCCTGAAGGGGCAAAGATAGCGGAGTTTGCAGCCAAAGCTGCTGAGGATGCTCTGGCTCAGATTGAATCCAAACTCAACTTTAAGATCAATAACCGGATTACCTTTATTCTGTATAACTCACAGAATGATTTCCAGGAGACCAATGTTACTGATGAGTATCTGAGTGAAGGCATCGGCGGATTCACCGAACTTTTTAAGAATCGTGTTGTTGTGCCGTTTACCGGTTCATATAAACAGTTCCGTCATGTGATCCATCACGAACTGGTGCATGCTGTTATTAATGATATGTTCTACGGCGGTTCAATTCAGAATATTATATCAAACAATATCAGCATACGTCTGCCCCTCTGGTTTAATGAAGGACTTGCTGAATATCTCTCCCTCGGATGGGATACTGATACCGATATGTTCATCCGTGATGCAGCCAATAGTGAATATCTGCCGAATATACCTCAGCTCGACGGATATTTTGCCTACCGCGGAGGACAGAGTGTGTTTAATTATATCGCCCGGAAATATGGGGAAGAAAAAGTAGGGGAGCTGGTTAACCGTGTTAAGAGCAAAGGCAGTTTTGAAGAAGGGCTTCAGGCAACGCTCGGGCTGAAGTTCGAAGAGTTTAATGAACGGTGGCGCAAGGATGTGAAGCGTGAGTTCTGGCCGGATATCGCAAAGTATAAGGATCCGGATGAATTCGCGAAGAGGCTTACCGACCCGAGAAAAGACGGAGGCTTTTATAATACCAGTCCGGCTATTTCTCCCGACGGCAGGCAGATTGCGTTTATTTCCAACCGTGATTTCTTTTTTGATGTTTATCTGATGGAAGTCAGTGATCCGAAGAATGTAAGAAGAATCGTTAAGGGAAACCGTTCCGCTGATTTTGAAGAGCTGAATATCCTTACTCCGGGCCTTACCTGGTCGCCGGATAATAAAAGCATCGCTCTCGGCGCAAAGAGCAGCGGATATGATGTAATATATATCATTGACGCAGAGACCGGTGATACCGAGGTTCTGCCTCATAAGTTTGCTGGTGTAGCCAGCATACACTGGTCGCCGGATTCCGTTCATCTGGCTATTTCAGCTCATTCTGCTGATCAGTCTGATATTTACCTCTATAATCTGAATACGAACCAGTTAACAAATCTTACTTCTGATATTTATACGGACAACGATCCTCACTGGAGCTCGGACGGCAGGTATGTCTTCTTTGTTTCTGACCGGGGGAATGATGTTAGCACAGGCAACGGAAACTCCCTGAAGGAAAGAACCGGCTTCCAGAATGATGTTTATGCAATCGAAGTAAGCAGCAAACAGATATTCAGATTAACCGGGTACACGCTGAGCGATGAATCAAGCCCGGTTCCCTCACCCGACGGAACCCATCTTCTGTATGTTTCCGATAAAAACGGCATCAATAATATATATAAGAAAAAAGTCGCGTTCACCAATGATTCCTCCTACGTCAGTGAGGAGGGTTCGCCCCTGACCAATTCCATGAACGGTATTTATCAGCTTTCCCTTTCTGCGGACTCAAAAAAGCTGGTGTTCAGTTCCATGTATCAGGCATCGTACAATATTTTTTCAATGAATAATCCTTTTGAACTGCAGACCGATCTGACAAAACTTGAGCCGACCAATTATATGGCTGAACTCAAAGGCATACGAGTGCGTCCGGCAGAAAAAGAAAAGATTGAATTTGAAGATTCATCTGAAATAAAAAAAGATGATGTGAAAATCGTGACCGGCCAGGTGGTGGATTCAACCACGGCAGGAGACTCTCTCCGGATAGATACCAGCAGTATCATTTTTGGTGAGAATACCTATTTTAAACCGGATTCAGTTCAGAAGGAGAATAAAAATTTTCAGCTTACTGATAATCTGGATGCTGACGGTAATTACCGGGTGAATAAATATAAAATTACTTTCTCTCCTGATATAGTTTATGCAAACGCCGGTTACAGTACCTTCTACGGTTTGCTGGGAACAACGGTAATATCATTCAGTGATGTTCTGGGTAATCATCGCCTTATCGGGCAGACAAGCCTTCAGATTGATCTGAAAAACAGCGACTATGGACTTGCCTATTATTATCTTCCGAACAGGATGGATATAGGCATTGAAGCATTCCATACAGCGCGGTTTGTATATCTTGAGCGGTTCGGAACGGCGCTGAATCTTTTCCGGTTCAGAAACTATGGAATGTCAACATCATTCAGTTATCCGTTAAGCCGTTATTACCGCTTTGACGGCGGCCTGAGTCTGCTGAATGTTACGTCTGAAAACCTTGATAATCTTTTTGAGGAAAGCCAGAAACGCACATTTCTGATTCCATCATTCAGCTTTGTTCATGATAACACCATTTTCGGATATACAGCTCCAATTGAAGGAACCAGATACCGTTTTGAGACTTTCGGGAATGCACTATCTCTAGATAAATATTCATTCTTCTCTGTTACCGCTGATTACCGTAACTATATCAGATTCTGGACGGATTATTCAATTGCGCTCCGTTTTTCAGGCGCCTACTCGGATGGTAAAAATCCGCAGAGATTTTTCCTTGGGGGACTGGAAAACTGGATAAACCGTCAGTTTGCAACGGGTGAACTTCCTGTTGAGTCACCGTCAGATTTTGCTTTTCTGACCGGTGCACTTCCGCTCCGAGGATATAATTATGCTGAAAAAATAGGTACACGTTATACCCTGTTTAATTTTGAGTACCGGTTCCCTCTTATCCGCTATCTGCTGACCGGAGCGCTGCCAATACTTTTCAGAAACGTGCAGGGTGTGGCATTCTTTGATGCCGGTACTGCATGGAGCAAGGAACGGAATCTCCAATTATTTACCAAGGATGCAGGCGGGGAGACGATCACAAAAGACCTGCTCATGGGAACGGGAGTTGGTGCCAGGATGTATTTCCTTTACTTCCTTACCCGGTTTGACGTGGCCTGGGCTTATGACGTGAAGGGCTTTTCTGAGCCAAAGTTCTATTTCTCCCTGGGCGCGGATTTCTGA